A region of the Candidatus Anstonellales archaeon genome:
GTGCATTCTTAGAAGTGAATATATAGCAAATTTTGAGCCTGGTGTTATGGTGATATTTTCTGTTTTGCATTCATGGGCTTGAGAGAGCAGTTCGCGTAGCTCGATTTCCCCTGACGAACTTCCGTACTTCCCTTCCCCAGAGTACATACTAAAAGCGGCGGCTTCGATTGCTGCTCTGGGAGGTTTCCAATCCGGCTCTCCAACATTTAGCTTTATTATCTTTGAACCCGATTTTTCAAGTGAGTATATTTGCTCGAAAATGTCGTATAGCAGATGTCTCACCAGTCGACAGCTTTTTTATAGCATCCAAGTAAGCGAAAGTATTCACATTCTTTTGTTGCCTTTTCTATTGCACTAACAACAGTTGGATCTGAGTCTGAGCCAAGGAAGTCTAAGAGAAAGGCAAACTGTTTTGGTTTGGAAGGAATGGGCCTGGATTCTATTCTTGTTAGGTTTATTCCTGCCTCCGCAAATATTTTAAGGACCCCAAATAATGCTCCAGCTTTATGTGGTGTTGAAAAAACAGCAGAACATTTATTTCCGCCTTTCTCCTTTTGCTTTGAGATAACAAGAAACCTAGTTATGTTGGGACCCGAATCTTCTATGTTTTCTTTTAAAATTTCAAGTCCGTAAATATCAGCACATAGTTTGCTTGCGATTGCTGCTGCGGCTTTAGGTCTTGATTGTGAGAGCATCATTGCCGAGCCAGCGGTATCGTAATAGGGGATAGCTTCCAGTTTATTTCTTGAAATAAATCCTTTACATTGTGAAAGCGCCTGAGGGTGGGAATAGACTACTTTTATGTCTCTGTAATCGGTTTCTGGAATAGAGAGAAGACAGTGATGGATTGGTACAGTTACTTCACCAACCACGTTTAGGTCTGTTTCGATTAGGAGGTCGTTTACATCTGCTATTGAGCCGCCAATAGAATTTTCAACTGGCACCACGCCCATATCGAAGGTCCCAGACTTCACTCCATTAAAAACATCTGAAAATTCATTACATGGTATCGTGGATGCGTTTTGTGTGTATTTGAAGGCTGCAATCTCACTGTATGCACCATGCTCACCCTGAAATCCGACAAGAGTTGTAACCTCTGATTGTATTCTCTTGGATTCTGAGATTATATCTGAAAAAAGCTTATCTACAAATTCCTTCTTTAGGAGAAATGTAGGGCTCTTTCTAACGATCTCAAGCACCTCTTGCTCTCGCCTTGGGTCTTCAATTTCTTTTTTGAATCTTTTGGCACGCAAAGCAAACTCATTTCTTTTGTTCAGAAGCCTTAGAATCTCCAAGTCTATCTGGTCTATGTTTTTTCTTATCTCATCCAAATTCATAACATCACCTTCATATTATTGGACGCTTATTGCGTTTTTCTGAAAGCAGGATATCTGCAATACAGATTGCTGCGACGTTTTCGACAACAGCAACGGCTCTTATTGCAATACATGGATCGTGCCTCCCAATTATTCTGAGAGTTGTTTCTTTCATTTCCTTCAGATCTATCGTTTTCTGAGGGGAATAGATGCTGGACGTTGGTTTAAATGCCACACGGAATGTTATCGGCATGCCAGTCGACAAACCTCCGAGTATGCCGCCAGCGTTATTTGTTTTTGTGACTATTTTCTTGCCGGATATAGTATATTGGTCATTGTGCTTGCTTCCCCTCATCTTTGATGCCTCAAATCCCTTTCCAAATTCTATTCCCTTTACTGCGGGTATTGCAAAGATGGCAGATGAAATCTTGCTTTCAATGCTTCCAAACATTGGCTCGCCAAGGCCGGGTGGCATTCCAACAATCCTGCACTCCACTACTCCCCCAACCGAATCGTTGTCTAGCATTGCTCT
Encoded here:
- the pheA gene encoding prephenate dehydratase, giving the protein MNLDEIRKNIDQIDLEILRLLNKRNEFALRAKRFKKEIEDPRREQEVLEIVRKSPTFLLKKEFVDKLFSDIISESKRIQSEVTTLVGFQGEHGAYSEIAAFKYTQNASTIPCNEFSDVFNGVKSGTFDMGVVPVENSIGGSIADVNDLLIETDLNVVGEVTVPIHHCLLSIPETDYRDIKVVYSHPQALSQCKGFISRNKLEAIPYYDTAGSAMMLSQSRPKAAAAIASKLCADIYGLEILKENIEDSGPNITRFLVISKQKEKGGNKCSAVFSTPHKAGALFGVLKIFAEAGINLTRIESRPIPSKPKQFAFLLDFLGSDSDPTVVSAIEKATKECEYFRLLGCYKKAVDW